In one Cryptosporangium minutisporangium genomic region, the following are encoded:
- a CDS encoding antibiotic biosynthesis monooxygenase family protein — protein MVLEVALIDVTPGQEAEFAAAYRTAVTELIGVEGCRSIRMTQGIETPSRFVLLVEWDSVEAHEQNFRATDRFGRWRAAIGPFFSGPPHVEHFTDVPASE, from the coding sequence ATGGTTCTGGAAGTCGCGCTCATCGATGTCACGCCCGGCCAGGAGGCCGAGTTCGCCGCCGCGTACCGCACCGCGGTCACCGAGCTGATCGGGGTGGAAGGATGCCGCTCGATTCGGATGACGCAGGGCATCGAGACCCCTAGCCGCTTCGTCCTCCTGGTGGAGTGGGACTCGGTCGAAGCCCACGAGCAGAACTTCCGGGCGACGGACCGGTTCGGCCGGTGGCGCGCGGCGATCGGCCCGTTCTTCTCCGGCCCGCCCCACGTCGAGCACTTCACGGACGTTCCCGCTTCCGAGTAA